From the genome of Carassius gibelio isolate Cgi1373 ecotype wild population from Czech Republic chromosome B10, carGib1.2-hapl.c, whole genome shotgun sequence, one region includes:
- the LOC127966408 gene encoding transforming growth factor beta activator LRRC32 — protein MGTRLWILMLVVHQVSPYRRPAQPLTCHVVQEDVDCSGLNLRRIPVRLPSSIHLLDLSRNLLQNLTDRDLPDLSTVQHLNFHANKIQFIQPGLFRDTRRLEVLDLSGNSLDLYAALKTHLGPLRSVRHLDLSGNGLFTDMSDYFLSDAPVLTNLSLDGNSITKISRHTFNGSQALRNIDLHNNVIIEIEEGAFESLTGLSELDLSVNSISCITDFNLVQLKTLNLSKNSLNSFQTVDSDLEFELQYLDLRENKILYFPVLPERNKLMYLDLSRNLLRSVNCSGPLEELENLKASGYLSTHHDKPLCLCVNQRHQAFPNLLYLDLSYNQFKSIPSSFFSSVASLESLNISNNCLESFRVDSEGHLNSLKTLDISYNNLQNLSFGENTLAALEVLHLQGNALSTLDPGIFSRLPNIQSLHLQQNLFSICPSLKGPTHDCIRLSSIPTLSYLYLSENSLESVPPGAFHGSPLLILDLSLNPGVDVGTSSLSGLETTLTHLSLRGNQLRNLAVDFTFFQKLKSLDLSVNRLTGVSLWSGDSSVESLNLQNNSLVTLTSDTVFALQKSLRTLYVGSNPLSCCGNPYLLTMLQQDRLNVPDIAVVTCWYTRDSESVEISVSAVEPEHCEAVDRKVLWISVIVVLALGLMLVSVVALKLCHSKKHRFKRGIKA, from the exons ATGGGGACGCGTCTCTGGATCCTGATGCTCGTGGTCCACCAGGTCTCTCCGTACAGACGTCCAGCACAGCCTTTAACCTGTCACGTG GTCCAGGAGGATGTCGACTGCAGCGGTCTGAACCTCAGACGGATCCCGGTGCGACTGCCGTCCTCTATCCACCTCCTCGATCTGTCTCGAAACCTCCTGCAGAACCTCACAGACCGGGATCTTCCGGATCTCTCCACCGTCCAGCATCTGAACTTCCACGCCAACAAGATCCAGTTCATCCAGCCGGGGCTGTTCCGAGACACCAGGCGTCTGGAGGTGCTGGATCTATCGGGAAACTCCCTGGACCTGTACGCGGCTCTGAAAACACACCTCGGGCCGCTCAGATCAGTCCGGCATCTGGATCTGTCCGGAAACGGTCTGTTCACGGATATGAGCGACTACTTCCTGAGCGACGCCCCGGTCCTCACCAACCTCTCTTTAGACGGGAACAGCATTACTAAAATCAGCAGGCACACATTCAACGGATCTCAGGCTCTAAGAAACATCGACCTGCACAATAACGTCATCATAGAAATCGAGGAAGGTGCTTTCGAGTCGCTGACGGGACTCTCAGAGCTCGATCTGTCGGTGAACTCCATCTCGTGCATCACAGACTTCAACCTCGTTCAGCTCAAAACCCTCAACTTGAGCAAAAACAGCCTGAACAGCTTTCAGACCGTTGATTCGGATCTAGAGTTCGAGCTTCAGTATCTGGACCTGAGGGAAAATAAAATCCTGTACTTCCCCGTGCTTCCCGAGAGGAACAAACTCATGTACCTGGACCTGTCCAGAAACCTCTTGAGAAGCGTGAACTGCTCCGGTCCGCTAGAAGAGCTGGAGAACCTGAAGGCCAGCGGGTATCTGTCCACCCATCACGATAAACCCCTTTGTCTTTGTGTTAATCAGAGGCACCAGGCTTTCCCCAACTTGCTTTACTTGGACTTGAGCTACAACCAGTTCAAATCGATTCCGTCCTCGTTCTTCAGCAGCGTGGCTTCTCTAGAGAGCCTGAACATCAGCAATAACTGTCTAGAGAGCTTCAGGGTGGATTCAGAAGGTCATCTGAACTCGCTGAAAACCTTGGACATCAGCTACAACAACCTGCAGAACTTGTCCTTCGGGGAAAACACTCTGGCTGCGTTGGAAGTCTTGCACCTTCAGGGAAACGCTCTGAGCACACTAGACCCCGGGATCTTCTCAAGGCTCCCAAACATACAGAGTCTTCACCTTCAGCAAAACCTGTTCAGCATCTGTCCTTCTCTCAAGGGTCCCACGCACGACTGCATCCGACTGTCCTCTATCCCCACCCTGAGCTACCTGTACCTCTCGGAGAACAGTCTCGAATCGGTTCCACCAGGAGCGTTTCACGGAAGCCCGCTGCTTATTCTGGATCTGTCCCTGAATCCCGGTGTGGATGTCGGCACGTCGTCTCTCTCAGGTTTGGAGACGACCCTCACCCATCTTTCTCTGAGAGGAAACCAGCTCCGAAACCTAGCCGTCGACTTCACCTTCTTTCAGAAACTCAAGTCTTTGGATCTGTCGGTGAACCGGCTCACGGGGGTCTCTCTGTGGAGCGGAGACTCTTCGGTGGAGTCCTTGAACCTGCAGAATAACAGTTTGGTGACGCTCACATCCGACACGGTCTTCGCTCTGCAGAAATCGCTCAGAACTTTATACGTAGGCTCGAACCCGTTGAGCTGCTGTGGAAACCCGTACCTCCTCACGATGCTCCAGCAGGACAGACTGAACGTGCCGGACATCGCCGTCGTGACCTGCTGGTACACCAGAGACTCGGAGAGCGTGGAGATCAGCGTGAGCGCCGTGGAGCCGGAGCACTGCGAGGCTGTGGACAGGAAGGTGTTGTGGATCAGCGTAATCGTGGTGCTCGCGCTCGGACTGATGCTGGTGTCGGTGGTCGCCTTGAAACTCTGTCACTCGAAAAAACACAGGTTCAAAAGAGGCATCAAAGCTTGA
- the psmg1 gene encoding proteasome assembly chaperone 1 gives MATFFGEVVSVYSRAVEEDEYDDMTNEDEEDEQIRREIEEKRSVDVHWLSQTGGGAVACSDLIIAGGLNATGFVSAYVLSSGGWTPLAWISLWNERSPGSRRADTAPGPGEPSCVLYQQNHNPSVLICQCSCYVAEDQLFQWTEKVMSCVQTRDLTVTVLSDCSAAEYKTSDYLSESSVPFLRSLRTSTHTGPVSSPALEQPNISTGLAAAVLSHCQVQRIPAVLHQCYSDVLQPDSLSMQMYRAAVSAVLKLDPSPRADVLQKITRVSELQSNLYT, from the exons ATGGCCACATTCTTCGGTGAAGTCGTGTCTGTGTACTCGAGAGCTGTAGAAGAGGATGAGTATGATGATATGACGAATGAAGACGAGGAAGATGAGCAGATCCGCCGCGAAATAGAGGAGAAGAG gTCAGTGGATGTTCATTGGCTCTCTCAGACAGGAGGCGGAGCTGTGGCGTGTTCAGATCTGATCATCGCTGGGGGTCTGAACGCCACCG GCTTCGTCTCTGCGTATGTGCTGAGCTCGGGTGGATGGACGCCGCTGGCGTGGATCTCTCTGTGGAACGAGCGGAGCCCTGGATCCAGACGAGCAGACACGGCCCCGGGCCCCGGAGAACCGTCCTGTGTCCTGTACCAGCAGAACCACAACCCTTCT gtgctgATATGCCAGTGCTCCTGTTACGTGGCTGAAGACCAGCTCTTCCAGTGGACGGAGAAG GTGATGAGCTGTGTCCAGACCAGGGATCTGACCGTGACCGTCCTCTCTGACTGCAGTGCAGCTGAATACAAGACCTCAGACTACCTGAGTGAGAGCAGCGTGCCCTTCCTGCGCTCTCTGAGGACCAGCACACACACGGGCCCCGTGTCCAGCCCGGCCCTCGAGCAGCCCAACATCAGCACCGGCCTCGCTGCTGCAG tgctcAGTCACTGTCAGGTTCAGCGGATCCCTGCTGTTCTCCATCAGTGCTACAGTGATGTGCTCCAGCCGGACTCTCTCAGCATGCAGATGTACAGAGCGGCGGTGAGCGCAGTGCTGAAG CTGGATCCGAGTCCCAGAGCAGACGTTCTGCAGAAGATCACGCGAGTCAGCGAGCTTCAGAGCAACCTCTACACATGA
- the LOC127966830 gene encoding protein C-ets-2 produces MEPLLPGFRNTLKRQAAFELFEDPMSLFSGCYPVEEEQAAQEVPSGLDCLSQDAGVCSVPLLTPCSKALVSQALKDSFNGFSKVQRVCGISNNPCKWTKQHVLQWLYWASGEFSLTNINFFKFDLSGQELCDLGKDGFLDLAPDFVGDILWEHLEQMMRACQEQEEARVLSREGSWSSGVCLEEASLKVPESRGSLLRDLFQTACGQELSLYSRPQLSTVSVSYMKACPGLSAVSSCEQTSVESVESVDGSESVLRSWGSHSSLADAQRVPSYDSFEEELVSAPLGLRKHGLSFKDYVQERNEPLEQGRPVIPAAVLAGFTGSGPIQLWQFLLELLTDSSCQSIISWTGDGWEFKLTDPDEVARRWGKRKNKPKMNYEKLSRGLRYYYDKNIIHKTSGKRYVYRFVCDLQSLLGYTVEELHGILGVQPDTED; encoded by the exons ATGGAGCCTCTTTTACCTGGATTCAGAAACACTCTAAag CGTCAGGCAGCGTTTGAGCTGTTCGAGGACCCCATGTCTCTGTTCTCGGGGTGTTATCCGGTCGAGGAGGAGCAGGCGGCTCAGGAGGTCCCGTCCGGTCTGGACTGTCTCTCTCAGG ATGCCGGGGTGTGCTCCGTTCCTCTGCTGACCCCCTGCAGTAAAGCCCTGGTCAGTCAGGCGCTGAAGGACAGCTTTAACGGCTTCTCCAAGGTCCAGCGTGTCTGTGGGATCTCCAACA ACCCGTGTAAGTGGACCAAGCAGCACGTCCTGCAGTGGCTGTACTGGGCGTCCGGAGAGTTCAGTCTGACCAACATCAACTTCTTCAAGTTTGACCTGAGCGGACAGGAGCTGTGTGACCTGGGCAAGGACGGATTCCTGGATCTGGCTCCGGATTTCGTGGGTGATATCCTGTGGGAGCATCTGGAGCAGATGATGAGAG CGTGTCAGGAACAGGAAGAGGCCAGAGTCTTGAGTCGCGAGGGCAGCTGGTCGAGCG gtgtgtgtctgGAGGAGGCTTCTCTGAAGGTCCCGGAGTCTCGTGGCAGTCTCCTGCGGGATCTCTTCCAGACGGCGTGTGGTCAGGAGCTCTCTCTGTACTCCAGACCTCAGCTCAGCACGGTCAGCGTCAGCTACATGAAAGCGTGTCCAGGTCTCAGCGCAG TCTCGTCCTGCGAGCAGACGTCGGTGGAGAGCGTGGAGAGTGTGGATGGCTCTGAGAGTGTCCTGCGCTCCTGGGGCAGTCACTCATCGCTCGCTGATGCCCAGCGCGTCCCGTCCTACGACAGCTTCGAGGAGGAGCTGGTCTCAGCTCCGCTGGGCCTCCGCAAACACGGCCTGTCCTTCAAAGACTACGTCCAGGAGAGGAACGAGCCTCTGGAGCAGGGCAGACCCGTGATCCCCGCCGCCGTGCTCGCTGGATTCACCG GAAGTGGCCCCATCCAGCTGTGGCAGTTCCTGCTGGAGCTGCTGACGGACAGCAGCTGTCAGAGCATCATCAGCTGGACCGGAGACGGCTGGGAGTTCAAGCTCACCGACCCCGACGAG GTGGCCCGCCGCTGGGGGAAGAGGAAGAACAAGCCCAAGATGAACTACGAGAAGCTGAGCCGAGGCCTGCGCTACTACTACGACAAGAACATCATCCACAAGACGTCAGGGAAGCGCTATGTGTACCGCTTCGTCTGCGACCTGCAGAGCCTGCTGGGATACACGGTGGAGGAGCTGCACGGCATTCTGGGAGTTCAGCCGGACACCGAGGACTGA
- the LOC127966414 gene encoding myelin protein zero-like protein 1 — protein MEIRPPSFTHKYVLLCVSAVFFYAGVCGVSAIDVFTPAEVLVENGTTVTLSCSFKSREVISSSASVTWSFLPEGETGASTSIFYYTAGKSFPGSVPQFKSRVEWAGDMNKKDASIRVIQMQFKDNGTFSCDVKNPPDISGQMSITKVSVVMKEALPQTSTAVIVGGVIGAVIGIIIIAVVTYLIIRRQDSSHDYRGCTSLESVSSQNTRVGKKAESSNDNSLCSSPSAPIQGPVIYAQLDHSGSKNSFHKMEPVVYADIRKN, from the exons ATGGAAATAAGGCCTCCGAGTTTCACACACAAGTATGTTTTATTGTGTGTCTCCGCGGTGTTTTTTTACGCTG GTGTGTGTGGCGTGTCAGCGATAGACGTGTTCACTCCAGCCGAGGTGTTGGTGGAGAACGGGACCACAGTCACTCTGTCCTGCAGCTTCAAGTCTAGAGAAGTGATCAGTAGTTCAGCGTCAGTGACGTGGTCTTTCCTTCCGGAGGGAGAAACCGGAGCGTCCACTTCA ATCTTCTATTACACTGCGGGGAAGTCGTTTCCGGGCTCGGTGCCGCAGTTTAAGTCTCGTGTGGAATGGGCCGGAGACATGAACAAGAAGGACGCGTCGATCCGTGTGATCCAGATGCAGTTCAAGGACAACGGGACGTTCAGCTGCGACGTGAAGAATCCTCCGGACATCTCCGGACAGATGTCCATCACTAAAGTCAGTGTGGTCATGAAAG AAGCTCTTCCTCAGACCAGCACAGCGGTGATCGTGGGGGGGGTGATCGGAGCCGTGATCGGCATCATCATCATCGCAGTGGTCACTTACCTGATCATCAGACGACAGGACTCCAGTCACGACTACAGAGG ctgcacCTCGTTAGAGAGTGTGAGCTCACAGAACACTAGGGTGGGGAAGAAAGCGGAGTCTAGCAACGACAACTCACTCTGCTCCAGCCCCTCCGCCCCCATACAG GGGCCAGTGATTTACGCTCAGCTCGATCACTCCGGCAGCAAGAACTCCTTCCACAAGATGGAGCCGGTGGTGTACGCAGACATCCGCAAGAACTAG